One genomic window of Amphiura filiformis chromosome 3, Afil_fr2py, whole genome shotgun sequence includes the following:
- the LOC140147288 gene encoding uncharacterized protein, with protein MDTPKQKKKAVKKDETTKSKGLVVIPYVEGVSERIARTLKSYNISAAMKPHCTLRNMLVHPKDKRDPLNTTEVVYSITCKNCNETYVGETGRKFGKRLEEHRAEADKACVNVRTRANRKASQSATNKSAITDHVLEKDHIIDWEEAKILGKEADRYKRWIKEAA; from the exons ATGGACACACCAAAGCAGAAGAAGAAGGCAGTTAAGAAGGATGAAACTACCAAGTCAAAAGGCCTTGTCGTTATCCCCTACGTAGAGGGCGTGTCGGAGCGTATCGCGAGAACTTTGAAGAGTTACAATATCTCTGCTGCCATGAAGCCCCATTGCACCTTAAGAAACATGCTCGTGCACCCTAAAGATAAAAGGGACCCGCTCAACACCACAGAGGTTGTTTATTCCATCACTTGCAAGAATTGCAATGAAACTTATGTCGGTGAGACGGGGAGGAAATTTGGTAAGCGATTGGAAGAACATAGGGCAGAGGCAGATAAGGCGTGTGTTAACGTTCGTACGAGAGCAAACAGAAAAGCATCTCAATCAGCTACCAACAAATCAGCCATCACAGATCATGTTCTCGAGAAAGACCACATCATTGACTGGGAGGAGGCTAAGATTTTAGGCAAAGAGGCAGACAGATACAAACGATGGATCAAAGAGGCA GCGTAG